The following nucleotide sequence is from Kiritimatiella glycovorans.
AATGGATTCATGTGGGGCCGATGTGGACGATCAACAGCTACATCGGGTTCGCGCTCCAGCTCCTGCTCGGGTTCGGGCTCGCGTTCGAGCTGCCCGTCATCCTTTTCATCCTGGGCAAAATGGGGATTGTGGATTCGCGCCAGCTCAGACGCTACCGCCGACACGTGATCATCGGCCTGCTCGTCATGGCCATGATCCTCACCCCGCCCGACATCACGACCCAGGTGCTGATGGCTCTGCCCTTGATCGTGCTCTACGAGTGCTGTATATGGTTACTCTGGTTTACGGGGGAAAAGCAGGAAACGGAAGACGCGGAGCCGGAGACGGCGCCCGATACGACCGGAACGGATGAGGGCGCGTCGCCGCCCGAAGACTCGGGAGAGGACATATGAACACTGTCGGCTTTATGGGCGGTCTGCCGGGCGGACCGGAAATCCTGATCATTCTCTTCGTAATCCTGCTGCTCTTCGGGGGCAAGAAGCTGCCCGAACTGGCGCGTTCGCTCGGCAAGAGCCTGGGCGAGTTCAAACGCGGCCAGAAAGAAGGCAACGAATCCCTGAGCAGCCTTGAGGATAAGACCCAGGACGAGCTTGAGGAAGGCGAATCCAAAGGGGCCGGTAACGACGAAAAAACCGCCCCGCAGAACGCCGGGTCGGGAACGGAAGACCGGACCAAGGTGTCCTCCTGATCGCCGCTCCGAGCCCTCCCGCACTTCCGGCTTGACTCTGTTTTTCGGCTCCGCTACCCTTTCTTTCCTTAACGGCTAACGGCTGATGGAACGCGGATCGCTCAGGCGGTACGCTGTTCGCTTGCCGGACGGTCCTGCGCGGAGACCTTGCGCTCCCGCACCGTCCGCGAGTCGCCCGATATTTCCGCCGCAGAAAGGCGCAGGCGTCTACCGGACGCGCGCCGCGGCCTGCAGATGCGCGAAAGGAGCTGAATCGTTCGCGCGCCACTAATACGAAAGGAGAAACGTTTTGGAAAAACTCAAACACGATAAGCCGGGGCTGCCCTCTTCGCTCTACCGTCCTCTGACGGAAGGCGGCGTGGAGAACATCGCCGACGCCGCGTTCGAGGTGCTCGAAAAATCGGGCATGGCCGTCTACTCCGAGACCGCCTTCGAGGCGCTCAAAGCCGCGGGCGCGCAGACCGATTCCGCCTCCCGGACCGTCCGCTTTCCCCGGTCGATGGTCGAGGACGCGATTGCGTCCAATCCCTCCTCCGTCACGCTTCACGCCCGCGACCCCGAATATAATGCCGTACTGGAAAAGAACCGGGTTCACTACGGCACCGGCGGAACCGCGATCTATGTGATCGACCCGATCACCGGCGAACGGCGCCAGTCGAATCTCTCCGACGTCGCGCTCAATGCGCGCATGGTCGACGCGCTCGATCACATCCATGTCTTCACGATCAACGTCTTTCCCAACGAGATCACCGATCCCGATCTGATCGACACCAACCGCTTCTTCCACGCCCTCAATCACACCCGCAAGCACGTCATGGGCGGCATCTACTCGATGAAGGGCTGCCGCAGCGTGGTCAAAATGGCCGAGATGATCGCCGGCGGCGAGGGCGCGCTGCGGGCCAAACCCTTCGTCTCGTTCATCACGCTGATCATCAGCCCGTTCAAGATCGACGACAGCTACGGCGAGATCACCTGCTACCTCGCGCAGGAGCACCTCCCCGTGGTGGTGCCCACAGAGCCGATCTGCGGCACGACCGCCCCGATCACCCTCGCGGGCAACGTCCTGACGCACACGGCCGAGACGCTCGCAGGCATCACCCTCGTGCAGTCGGTCAGCCGGGGCGCCCCCGGCATCTGCGGGAGCGTGGGATCGACCACCAACCTCAGCAACATGGACCATCTCGGCGGATCGATCGAGCGGGCCATGATCAATTCCGCCGTCTCGCAGATGGCGCAGCACTTCGAGATCCCGCTCTATTCGACCGGCGGCACCTCGGACGCGAAGGAGGTCGACGTCCAGGCCGCGTACGAAACCTCGATGTCCAGCCTGCTCGTGGCCATGTCGGGAGCGAATTACATCCACGACATCGCCGGTCTCATGGAGGCCGACCTCACCGTGGCCTACGACAAGCTGGTGCTCGACAACGAGATCCTCGGCATGTGCCAGCGGGTACTCCGCGGCGTGGAGGTCAACGATGAAACCCTCGCCAAGGACCTGATCATCGAAAAGGGACCCACGGAGGATTACCTCACGGAGGAACATACCATCGAGCACATGCGCGACGAGTTCTTCGTCCCGAAGCTCGCGAACCGGGATAAGCGCGAGCACTACGACGCCGGGAACAGCGCCCTCGCCCGCGCACGCAAGTACGTGCAGGAATTCTGCGAGACCCCGCCCGGGAATCTGCTCGACGAGAATCTCCGGACGCAGATCCGCACGGAATTTCCGGAAATCCGGGACGTATAGCGCGAACCGTCACAGAGCAAAACGGAGCAGTCCGTGCCCCTGCACCTGCGGGGGCACGATCCTACCACGAAACGACAGGAGCAGATGACGATGACGAACGCCACGAAGCAACGCGAAGGGGTGCTGGTTAAACCGAAGTGCCGGCTCTCGGAAGACCAGATCGCACAGATCGACCGGATGTCCCGCGAACTTCTCGAAAACCCGGGACTGATCTGCTACAATGCGCAGACGGCCGAACTGCTGAAAGAGGCCGGGGCCGAGGTCCAGGAGGAGACCTCGGAATACACCCGCATCCGCATCCCCTCGAGCCTGATCGACCGCGTCGTCGAAAGTGCGCCCTCAACCGTCACCCTCGGCGCCCGCAACCCGGACAACCGGCTGGTCCTCGACGCGCACGAGCCGCGCGTACGCTTCGGCAGCGGGTCGGAAACCAATTTCTGGCTCGATCTGGATTTCGAAAACGGCAAGCCTGTCTTCACGCGCAAACCCGGATCGATCGAACAGCTCTGCCGGACCGCCCGGCTCTGCGACCGGCTCGAAAACCTCGATTTCTTTATCCGCTGCATCAATATCCGTGACCGGGACATCGACGAGACCAACAAGGACGTCAACAAGTTCCTCGCCAGCCTGAATAACATCACCAAACACGTGCAGGCGGGCCTCACGTCGCTGGACGCGCTCGAGGATGTGCTCAACATCGGCCGGATCATCGCGGGCGGCGAGGACGCCTTTCGCGAGAACCCCGTGCTCTCGTTCATCACCTGCGTCATCAAGAGCCCGATGCAGGTGACCGACGACACGGCGGACAAGCTGATCGCCATCGCACGCGCCGGGGCGCCGGTGGTCATCTCGAGCTGTCCGATGGGCGGCGCGACGGGGCCGTTCGACGAGTTCGGCATGGTCGCGCAGATCAACGCCGAGCTGCTCGCCGGCGTCTGCATCAACCAGTGCGCGAACCCCGGCGCCCCCGTCCTCTACGGGGCCGTTCCGGTGCGCACGCGGCTGGACAACCTGAACGACATGTACGGGGCTCCGGAATTCGTCCATTACAACCTCGACTGCGCCCAGATGGCCCGCCACTACGGCCTCCCCTGCTACTCGACCGCGGGCGTGGCCGACACGTCGGAACCGGGCATCCAGGCCACCGTCGAAAAGATGCTGACCTACATGACGGTGCCTCAGGGCGGTGCGCAGTATATCCACTACGCCTTCGGGCTGCTCGAGCGCACGAACACGTTCTCGCCCGAACAGGCGATCCTCGACGACGCCCAGATCGGCATCGCGAAGCGCGCCCTGGCCGAACCGGACGTGTCGGAAGAGCGGTACGACGAGGTCCGCGATACGATCCGCGAGGTCATGGACTCGGACCACAAGTCCTACGTCTACCACCTCCCCCTCCCGACCGAGGAACCCGTCTACGTCGCCTACCCTTACGAAGACGGCGACGAGGGACCGCTCAAGGCCGCGCAGGAACGCTACCGCGAGATCCTCGCCGAGCCCGCGGAACCGCTTCCGGAAGATATCCTGCAACGGCTGCGCGACGAAGTGCCCGGCATTCTCGACGCGACGCTCAAGAGCTGAAGCGACCCATCCCCAACGACGACAAGGAGCGACATCATGGCCCCGAACTACAAAGCCGACGACCAGATGCCCGCCTACAGCGAGGCCGTAAAGAGCGGACTCTACGCCAAGAAGAGCGGGCTCACCGGCAAGTACGACAACGTGCGGCGCTACTGGGAGGACGAGATCACGCGTCATTTCCTCTACCGCCCCATCCACCAGGCGGTGGAACGCTGCCGCTGCGAGATGCGCCGGCTGCGCATCATGGACCTCGGCTGCGGAAGCGCCGACGGCTACGAGCTGCTGGCCGGCATCCGCGACCGGGATTCCGACCTGCAGGACGACGAGGTGCACCTGCTCGACCCCGATGTGCTCGGACTCTATCACGGCACGGACCTGAACGAGGATCTGCTCGACCAGGGCCGCGCGATCTACGGGAACGATCCCAAGCTGCGCTTCTCCCAGGCGGACTTTTCTCAGGGCATCCCGATCGAGAAAGGCGACAAGCCCTACGACCTGTACTTCACGTCGTTCGGAACCTGCTCGCACCACACCGACGACCGGAGCTTCGTGCGGATGATGACGGATATCGCGCGCAAGACCGAGAGCTACGCGGTGGTGGTCTGCGACTGGCTCGGGCGTTATTCGTATGAATGGCAGACGCTCTGGACCAACGATCCCTCACAAAACCGGGTGATGGACTACGTGGTCTCGTACATCTACGACAAGGAGGAACGCGAGCAGCGGCGCGATGAACTCCAGCACCTGAACCTGCGGCTGATGAGCCGTCCGGAGATCGATAAGCTCATCGCCCAGGCGTCGCAGCGCGCGAAGGTCGAGATCAAGCCCACGCGCTTCTTCGACCGTTCGGTCTTCGTCGGCCGCCACCTCGACACCGGCGAGTACAATCCCCACGCGCAGCCGATCCGCGCCGCGGTCAACTCGCTGCACGAACCGAACCAGCGAACCGACCTCAGCACGCTGCTGATCAACTACTGCCCGCGCGAGGGGTTCGAAACCATCAACGACTACTTCGAAAACCTCCAGCTCTGCTGGAACACGGTGGTCAAGGACGCGATGAAGCAGCTCGTCAATTACAACCCGGACCGCCAGGAATACATGGAGAAACCGCCCCCCATCCCCAATTCCTACCCCCAGGTGCTGCGCACCGCGCTGGAACGCATGCGGCGGATCATTGAAGGCGTCGGGTGGCTGCACGCCGGCCTGCCCCGCGAGAACATCATCGAGCCCCAGCTCGGGTACGCGCTCCGCTCGCTGGAGATGGGCCTCCAGCGGGGACAGGGCTGCTCGCACGGCCTCGTGGGCGTGTTCGAAATCGACAAAACGGGGAAATAGCCATGTGCGGAATCGCCGCTCTCTGGAATCAGCGCAACGACGCCATGCTCGACGCCATGCTCGAGCGGGTGGTTCACCGCGGGCCCGACGAACACGGGACGCACCACAACCGCCGCGGGTCGCTCGGCCACCGGCGTCTTTCGATCATGGATCCGGAGGGCGGACACCAGCCGATCCTGTCCGGCGACGGCCGCCGCGCCGTCATCGCCAACGGGGAGATCTACAACTTCCCGTCGCTCCGCCCGGAGCTGGAGAAGGAGCACCGATTCCGTTCGCGCAGCGACAGCGAGGCTCCGCTCCATCTCTATGAGGACCTCGCCGACCGCGCCGCGGACCGGCTGGACGGCATGTACGCCTTCGTGGTGGCCGACGACGAGCAGCTCTATGCCGCGCGCGATCCGGTGGGCATCAAGCCGCTGTACCTGGGCCGGACGCCGGAGGGACCGGTCTTCGGTTCGGAACTCAAACAATTCGACGGGCTCACCTCGGAGGTCAGGGAATTCCCCCCCGGCACCTGTTATCACACGGAACACGGCTGGCGGACCTTCGCCCCCATCCCCGAGAGGGAACCCGAAGAAGGCCGGAGCACGGAGGACTGGTGCTCGGAAATCCGCACCACCCTCACGAACTCCGTGACTAAACGCATGATGAGCGACGTACCCGTGGGCGCGTTCCTCTCCGGCGGACTCGACAGCAGCCTGATCGCGGCGATCATCCGTCGGCAGGTCGAGGAGCTGCACACGTTCTCGGTGGGGGTCGAGGGCAGCCGCGATATCCAGGCCGCCCGCCTCGTGGCCCGCCACATCGGCAGCATCCACCACGAGTACGTCTTCACCGAAGAGGAAGTGCGGGACGCCCTGCCCGAGATTCTCTATCATCTGGAATCCTTCGACCAGGACCTGGTGCGCAGCGCGATCCCCTGTTACTTCACCTCGCGCCTCGCCGCGCAGCATGTGAAGGTCATCCACACGGGAGAAGGCGCCGACGAACTTTTCGCGGGATATACCTATGTGAAGGACATCGATCATCACGACGACCTGCACAACGAACTCTACCGCAGCGTGACCGCGCTGCATAACATCAACCTGCAGCGGGTCGACCGCCTCACCATGGCCCACTCACTCGAAGGCCGCGTGCCGTTTCTGGATCTGGACATGATCGAACTGGCCCAGCGGATTCCCGCCCGCTTCAAGCTCTGGAGAGACGAGCAGGGTCAGCCGGTGGAGAAGTGGATTCTGCGCAAGGCGTTCGAGGATTTGCTCCCGGAGGAAATCGTCTGGCGCGGCAAGGAACAGTTCGACGAAGGCAGCGGAACGGTGGATATCATCGAGCGCGGCATCCGCCATTTCATTCGTCCGGAGACGGCCGCGGAGTACAGCCGCTCGCAGTCCGGACACCGTCTGCGCTCCCCGGAAGAATGCGCCTACCACAAGGTCCTCGCCGACCAGTTCGAAACCCCGGAACTCGTCCTCAGCAATGTCGGCCGCTGGGCCGACCGCCCGGAGGGTAACGAACTCCCCGGTTAAACTCAGCAGCGGCTTCCGTCCTCTGAAGTGACTTCAACCCGTTTTTCTCTCGCCAAGCCGCCAAGGTCGCCAAGGATTTTCTTCCTTTGGGGGAGCACGATTCCTTTGCCTGTGCTCTTCTCATTCCTCTTTGCGAGATTCATTGCTTATGTTTATGAACTGATCTTCATTGTTCCCTTGCACGCCGGGTAACCGGAGCAGCCCCAGAAGGGCTTCCCGGCCATATTCCCGGTTTTCGCGGTGCGTTTGATCATCGGCTTGCCGCACCTGGGACAGTCCGGCGGTGATCCGGAGCCGCCGTCACCGGACCCGGAGTTCTCCCGCGGGCGCGCGCCATCCCCCGCCCGCGCCAGCGCGTGTCCTTCGCGGTGTCCGCCCTGATCCCCGAACTTGTTTTCCATCGAAGCGATCCGGCGATCGAGCAGGTCGTTTACCCGTTCGATCAGGCAGATCACCGCGTTGGCCGTTACGGCCGGATCGTCGTGTTCCAGCCAGCGTGCGTAAAGGGCTTCGCGCTCCTGGTCGGTCAGATCCGACCGACCGGATCCCTCCACGGCCTGCACAGCAGCCGCTTCAGACCCCTCGTCCTCCCAGAGCGGCAGGCGCCGGCGCCGCAGGATGTCCTCAAAGTCGAGCAGCAGCTCCTCCAGCCTCGCACGCGCCGCATTCATCCGCCGGAGTTCCGTCCGGGGAGAGGACGCGGAGTGGCGGCACGCTCCCACGATGTGCAGCCGCCCCGAACGCGCGGCCCGGATCATCCGTTCCGCGGCCCCGGATTCCGATTCCAGGTGTTTTCTGCCGAACCGGTACGTGGCGTCGTAGATGAGGGTGGCGGTCTGGAAGCTGCGGGTGCGGCGGTATCCTCCGTCGGTGCGTGGTTTTCCGGACATGGGACGGCTCCTGGTTGGGGGTGAAAAACCGGGAGTGGACTCGGGAAAAGTTCGAGACGGATAAGCAGACGACCAGAATCCGGTTAAACTCTGTTGCCCTTTTGTCCGCGCCCCGCATTCAGGATCAGTCCGATCATCGCGCCGGTGACGATCAGGCTCGATCCGCCGTAGCTGATAAAGGGCAGCGGAAGACCTTTGGTGGGAAGACAGCCGGTGACCACCCCCATGTTGATCAGGCCCTGAAGGGTGATCATGAAAACCACGCCCAGCACCGTATGGCGCATAAACCGGTCGCCGGCCGCCGTCGCCACACGCATGCCGCAGAGAAAGAACACCACGAACAGGAGGAGCACGGCGCCGCTGGCGATGAGCCCCAATTCCTCCGCCATGATCGCGAAAATGAAATCCGTATGGGCCTCCGGAAGGTAGAACCGCTTCTGAATGCTCTCCCCGAGGCCGACGCCGCAGAGCCCGCCTTCTCTGAAGGCGCACAGCGAATTGACGAGCTGCCACGCGTCGCTGCGCACATATTCACCCGGATTGAGAAAGGCCAGGATGCGGCCCATCCGTTCCGGGTTGTGCATGATCAGGATGCTCAGGGCCGACATGCCGAGCAGCCCCACAATGATGATATATCCCACGTGCGCCCCCGCCGCATACATCAGCAGGAGTCCCGAAAACAGGACCAGCATGGTCGTGCCGAAATCCGGTTCAAACAGGATGAGCACGCCGGTGAGCCCCAGGCAGGCCAGCGGCATCAGGAATCCCTTCCGGATCTCGCTTCCCTTCCTCCACCGCGGCGACATCCACCAGGCGATCAGCAGGATGGATCCCAGCTTGGCGGCCTCCGAGGGCTGGAACGTGACCGCGCCCACTTTAATCCAGCGATGGCTGCCGTTCACCTCGTGGCCGATCACGGGAAACCAGACCGCGAGGAGCAGAAGCAGCGAGACCCCCCAGGCCGGAAGGGCCCAGCGCCGCAGATAATCCGCGGGGATACGGGCGGTGATCAGCGCCGCCGCGAATGCAAGGACCAGCCATATCGCCTGTCGCTTGACAAAAAAATAAGGATCGCCGAAGCGGTGGGCGGCGCTCACGCTGCTCGCGCTGGCCAGCATTACGAATCCGAAGGTGGCGAGAATAAGCACGGCCCCGACCAGAAGCCGCAGCGCATAGGATCCGTCCTGACCGCGCGCGGCATCCTGATCGGTCGAAGACCACGCCATGCGCCTCAATCTCCGACGGGTACGAGGATGGTCTGCCCCTGCTGAAGCTGAACCGGGCCTCTGAGCTCGTTAAGGTCCCTGAGTTTATCGACGGTGGTCGCGTACTGGCGGGCGATCTCCTCGAGCGTCTCACCGGGATAGACCACGTGTTCCATGACCGTCGGGGCCGCGGCCGGGGACTCCGCCTCTTCCTCCTCGGCGGGGGCCTCCCCTTCGGGAGCCGCGGGAGCCGCCGGTTCCGGCGTCATCGCCGGGGTGGACTCTTTTTCGCCGTCTTCCGGTCTTTCGCGTTCAGGCGGCTCCGCGGCAGACGTTGTTGTTCCGCCCGGAACCACCAGTTCCTGGCCGACGATGATCCGGTCGCCGCGAAGGCCGTTGACGTCGCGGAGTCTGTCGAGGGCCACGTTAAAACGCTGCGC
It contains:
- a CDS encoding class I SAM-dependent methyltransferase, which produces MAPNYKADDQMPAYSEAVKSGLYAKKSGLTGKYDNVRRYWEDEITRHFLYRPIHQAVERCRCEMRRLRIMDLGCGSADGYELLAGIRDRDSDLQDDEVHLLDPDVLGLYHGTDLNEDLLDQGRAIYGNDPKLRFSQADFSQGIPIEKGDKPYDLYFTSFGTCSHHTDDRSFVRMMTDIARKTESYAVVVCDWLGRYSYEWQTLWTNDPSQNRVMDYVVSYIYDKEEREQRRDELQHLNLRLMSRPEIDKLIAQASQRAKVEIKPTRFFDRSVFVGRHLDTGEYNPHAQPIRAAVNSLHEPNQRTDLSTLLINYCPREGFETINDYFENLQLCWNTVVKDAMKQLVNYNPDRQEYMEKPPPIPNSYPQVLRTALERMRRIIEGVGWLHAGLPRENIIEPQLGYALRSLEMGLQRGQGCSHGLVGVFEIDKTGK
- a CDS encoding trimethylamine methyltransferase family protein; translated protein: MTMTNATKQREGVLVKPKCRLSEDQIAQIDRMSRELLENPGLICYNAQTAELLKEAGAEVQEETSEYTRIRIPSSLIDRVVESAPSTVTLGARNPDNRLVLDAHEPRVRFGSGSETNFWLDLDFENGKPVFTRKPGSIEQLCRTARLCDRLENLDFFIRCINIRDRDIDETNKDVNKFLASLNNITKHVQAGLTSLDALEDVLNIGRIIAGGEDAFRENPVLSFITCVIKSPMQVTDDTADKLIAIARAGAPVVISSCPMGGATGPFDEFGMVAQINAELLAGVCINQCANPGAPVLYGAVPVRTRLDNLNDMYGAPEFVHYNLDCAQMARHYGLPCYSTAGVADTSEPGIQATVEKMLTYMTVPQGGAQYIHYAFGLLERTNTFSPEQAILDDAQIGIAKRALAEPDVSEERYDEVRDTIREVMDSDHKSYVYHLPLPTEEPVYVAYPYEDGDEGPLKAAQERYREILAEPAEPLPEDILQRLRDEVPGILDATLKS
- the asnB gene encoding asparagine synthase B, which encodes MCGIAALWNQRNDAMLDAMLERVVHRGPDEHGTHHNRRGSLGHRRLSIMDPEGGHQPILSGDGRRAVIANGEIYNFPSLRPELEKEHRFRSRSDSEAPLHLYEDLADRAADRLDGMYAFVVADDEQLYAARDPVGIKPLYLGRTPEGPVFGSELKQFDGLTSEVREFPPGTCYHTEHGWRTFAPIPEREPEEGRSTEDWCSEIRTTLTNSVTKRMMSDVPVGAFLSGGLDSSLIAAIIRRQVEELHTFSVGVEGSRDIQAARLVARHIGSIHHEYVFTEEEVRDALPEILYHLESFDQDLVRSAIPCYFTSRLAAQHVKVIHTGEGADELFAGYTYVKDIDHHDDLHNELYRSVTALHNINLQRVDRLTMAHSLEGRVPFLDLDMIELAQRIPARFKLWRDEQGQPVEKWILRKAFEDLLPEEIVWRGKEQFDEGSGTVDIIERGIRHFIRPETAAEYSRSQSGHRLRSPEECAYHKVLADQFETPELVLSNVGRWADRPEGNELPG
- a CDS encoding topoisomerase DNA-binding C4 zinc finger domain-containing protein, whose amino-acid sequence is MSGKPRTDGGYRRTRSFQTATLIYDATYRFGRKHLESESGAAERMIRAARSGRLHIVGACRHSASSPRTELRRMNAARARLEELLLDFEDILRRRRLPLWEDEGSEAAAVQAVEGSGRSDLTDQEREALYARWLEHDDPAVTANAVICLIERVNDLLDRRIASMENKFGDQGGHREGHALARAGDGARPRENSGSGDGGSGSPPDCPRCGKPMIKRTAKTGNMAGKPFWGCSGYPACKGTMKISS
- the tatA gene encoding twin-arginine translocase TatA/TatE family subunit, which encodes MNTVGFMGGLPGGPEILIILFVILLLFGGKKLPELARSLGKSLGEFKRGQKEGNESLSSLEDKTQDELEEGESKGAGNDEKTAPQNAGSGTEDRTKVSS
- the ftsW gene encoding putative lipid II flippase FtsW, with product MAWSSTDQDAARGQDGSYALRLLVGAVLILATFGFVMLASASSVSAAHRFGDPYFFVKRQAIWLVLAFAAALITARIPADYLRRWALPAWGVSLLLLLAVWFPVIGHEVNGSHRWIKVGAVTFQPSEAAKLGSILLIAWWMSPRWRKGSEIRKGFLMPLACLGLTGVLILFEPDFGTTMLVLFSGLLLMYAAGAHVGYIIIVGLLGMSALSILIMHNPERMGRILAFLNPGEYVRSDAWQLVNSLCAFREGGLCGVGLGESIQKRFYLPEAHTDFIFAIMAEELGLIASGAVLLLFVVFFLCGMRVATAAGDRFMRHTVLGVVFMITLQGLINMGVVTGCLPTKGLPLPFISYGGSSLIVTGAMIGLILNAGRGQKGNRV
- a CDS encoding trimethylamine methyltransferase family protein yields the protein MEKLKHDKPGLPSSLYRPLTEGGVENIADAAFEVLEKSGMAVYSETAFEALKAAGAQTDSASRTVRFPRSMVEDAIASNPSSVTLHARDPEYNAVLEKNRVHYGTGGTAIYVIDPITGERRQSNLSDVALNARMVDALDHIHVFTINVFPNEITDPDLIDTNRFFHALNHTRKHVMGGIYSMKGCRSVVKMAEMIAGGEGALRAKPFVSFITLIISPFKIDDSYGEITCYLAQEHLPVVVPTEPICGTTAPITLAGNVLTHTAETLAGITLVQSVSRGAPGICGSVGSTTNLSNMDHLGGSIERAMINSAVSQMAQHFEIPLYSTGGTSDAKEVDVQAAYETSMSSLLVAMSGANYIHDIAGLMEADLTVAYDKLVLDNEILGMCQRVLRGVEVNDETLAKDLIIEKGPTEDYLTEEHTIEHMRDEFFVPKLANRDKREHYDAGNSALARARKYVQEFCETPPGNLLDENLRTQIRTEFPEIRDV